In one Solanum dulcamara chromosome 1, daSolDulc1.2, whole genome shotgun sequence genomic region, the following are encoded:
- the LOC129883056 gene encoding UDP-glucuronate 4-epimerase 6-like — protein MASPIDTNKVMKLERYNSYIRRVNSTKLIVASSKLLFRVTLLVALLLIFFFIINYPPFTSSENNIPHHHNIHTTTHNLLSSAFYGGGAAWEKQVRHSSTPRRVNGLSVLVTGAAGFVGSHCSMALKKRGDGVLGIDNFNSYYDPSLKRGRQKLLAQHEVFIVEGDINDGKLLAKLFDIVPFTHVLHLAAQAGVRYAMKNPLSYVQSNIAGFVNLLETVKLANPQPAIVWASSSSVYGLNTNVPFSENHRTDQPASLYAATKKAGEEIAHTYNHIYGLSLTALRFFTVYGPWGRPDMAYFFFTKYMVQGKPINVYVTQDDKEVARDFTYIDDIVKGCLGSLDTAEKSTGSGGKKKGPAQLRVYNLGNTSPVSVNKLVTILENLLNVKAKKNVIKMPRNGDVPFTHANVTLAKKDFGYKPTTDLSSGLRKFVKWYVSYYGIQSKELDSSNDHSQD, from the exons ATGGCATCTCCAATTGATACAAACAAAGTAATGAAATTAGAGAGATATAATAGCTATATTAGAAGAGTAAATAGCACAAAATTAATTGTTGCTTCTTCTAAACTTCTTTTTAGAGTTACACTTTTAGTAGCTCTATTATTAATCTTTTTTTTCATCATAAATTACCCTCCTTTTACCTCATCAGAAAATAATATTCCACATCATCATAATATTCACACCACCACCCATAACCTCCTCTCCTCCGCCTTCTACGGTGGTGGCGCCGCTTGGGAGAAACAAGTCCGCCACTCCTCCACTCCTCGACGTGTCAATGGTTTATCAGTATTGGTTACAG GTGCGGCTGGCTTTGTTGGTTCTCATTGCTCAATGGCATTAAAAAAGCGTGGAGATGGAGTCTTGGGAATAGATAACTTTAATTCCTATTATGATCCGTCATTGAAACGTGGACGTCAGAAGTTATTGGCGCAACACGAAGTCTTCATCGTGGAAGGTGATATAAACGATGGCAAGCTGTTGGCTAAACTGTTCGACATCGTTCCATTCACGCACGTACTACATCTAGCCGCGCAAGCAGGCGTACGGTACGCGATGAAAAATCCACTATCGTACGTCCAATCGAACATTGCGGGGTTTGTCAATTTATTAGAGACGGTCAAGTTAGCTAACCCTCAACCCGCAATTGTCTGGGCATCGTCCAGTTCGGTTTACGGGTTGAACACAAATGTaccattttctgaaaatcatcGTACGGATCAACCAGCTAGCCTTTATGCTGCTACGAAAAAAGCCGGTGAAGAAATTGCACATACATATAATCATATTTACGGTCTTTCTTTAACCGCATTAAGGTTTTTTACCGTTTACGGACCATGGGGTAGACCTGACATGGcctatttttttttcactaAGTACATGGTACAAGGTAAACCAATAAATGTTTACGTTACACAAGACGATAAAGAGGTGGCGCGTGACTTCACGTATATCGATGACATCGTTAAAGGGTGTCTCGGGTCGTTAGACACGGCGGAGAAGAGCACCGGTAGCGGAGGAAAGAAGAAGGGTCCGGCACAATTAAGGGTGTACAATTTAGGTAACACTTCACCAGTATCAGTGAATAAATTGGTGACAATTTTGGAGAATTTATTAAATGTGAAGGCTAAAAAAAATGTGATTAAAATGCCAAGAAATGGTGATGTACCATTTACACATGCTAATGTTACATTGGCTAAAAAGGATTTTGGGTATAAGCCAACCACAGATTTGTCAAGTggattgaggaagtttgtcaaGTGGTATGTAAGTTATTATGGGATTCAATCAAAAGAATTAGACTCCTCTAATGACCATTCTCAAGATTGA
- the LOC129883065 gene encoding serine hydroxymethyltransferase 4-like: protein MDPVSVWGNEPLNTTDPEIFDLIEKEKRRQCRGIELIASENFTSFAVIEALGSALTNKYSEGIPGNRYYGGNEYIDEIENLTRTRALQAFHLDPTKWGVNVQPYSGSPANFAAYTAVLNPHDRIMGLDLPSGGHLTHGYYTSGGKKISATSIYFESLPYKLDFSTGYIDYDRLEEKALDFRPKLIICGGSAYPRDWDYKRFREVADKCGALLLCDMAHISGLVAAQEAANPFEYCDLVTTTTHKSLRGPRAGMIFFRKGPKPPKKGQPENAVYDFEDKINFSVFPALQGGPHNHQIGALAVALKQAMTPGFKAYAKQVKANAVALGNFLMSKGYKLVTSGTENHLVLWDLRPLGLTGNKVEKLCDLANITVNKNAVFGDSSALAPGGVRIGTPAMTSRGLLEKDFEQIGEFLHRAVTITLNIQKEHGKLLKDFNKGLVNNKEIEELKVDVEKFASSFDMPGFKMSEMKYKD from the exons ATGGATCCAGTTTCTGTGTGGGGCAATGAACCCCTTAACACAACAGACCCAGAAATTTTCGACCtcatagaaaaagaaaaacgcCGCCAATGTCGCGGAATCGAACTCATCGCATCAGAAAACTTCACTTCATTTGCCGTAATTGAAGCTCTTGGCAGTGCATTAACAAACAAATACTCAGAGGGTATACCCGGAAACCGTTATTACGGTGGCAATGAATACATAGACGAAATTGAAAATCTCACAAGAACTCGAGCTTTACAAGCGTTTCATTTAGATCCAACGAAATGGGGTGTTAATGTTCAGCCATATTCAGGTAGCCCAGCTAATTTCGCTGCGTATACAGCAGTTTTAAACCCCCATGATAGAATTATGGGTTTAGATTTGCCATCTGGAGGACATTTAACACATGGGTATTATACATCTGGTGGGAAAAAGATTTCTGCTACTTCGATTTACTTTGAGAGTTTGCCTTATAAGTTGGATTTTTCAACTGGGTATATTGATTATGATAGATTGGAAGAGAAGGCATTGGATTTTAGACCTAAATTGATTATTTGTGGAGGTAGTGCTTATCCTAGAGATTGGGATTATAAGAGGTTTAGAGAAGTTGCTGATAAATGTGGAGCTCTTTTGCTTTGTGATATGGCTCATATTAGTGGACTTGTTGCTGCTCAG GAAGCAGCAAATCCCTTTGAATATTGTGACTTGGTCACTACTACTACCCACAAGAGCTTAAGAGGTCCACGAGCGGGTATGATCTTCTTCCGCAAGGGTCCCAAGCCACCTAAGAAGGGCCAGCCTGAGAATGCAGTATATGACTTTGAAGACAAGATTAATTTTTCTGTTTTCCCCGCTCTCCAGGGTGGTCCTCACAACCACCAAATTGGTGCTTTAGCTGTGGCCCTGAAACAGGCTATGACTCCCGGTTTTAAGGCCTATGCTAAGCAAGTTAAGGCCAATGCTGTTGCTCTTGGCAACTTCCTGATGAGTAAAGGATACAAGCTTGTCACTAGCGGGACTGAGAACCACCTTGTTCTTTGGGATCTTCGCCCTCTGGGTTTGACTG GTAACAAGGTCGAGAAGCTTTGTGACCTTGCTAACATTACTGTTAACAAGAATGCTGTATTTGGTGACAGCAGTGCTTTAGCCCCTGGAGGTGTTCGTATCG GTACTCCCGCCATGACATCGAGGGGTTTGCTTGAGAAGGACTTTGAACAGATCGGCGAGTTCCTTCACAGGGCTGTGACAATCACCTTGAACATCCAGAAAGAACATGGAAAGCTTTTGAAGGACTTCAACAAGGGACTTGTTAATAACAaggaaattgaagaactcaaagTAGATGTTGAGAAATTTGCCTCCTCTTTCGACATGCCTGGATTCAAAATGTCCGAAATGAAGTACAAGGATTAA